A genomic stretch from Arthrobacter sp. KBS0702 includes:
- a CDS encoding SGNH/GDSL hydrolase family protein, with the protein MAENLLHPGPNGRRVFVALGDSFTEGVGDRSARLPNGVRGWADRVAEKLAKAEPGWEYANLAIRSKRLRHIIAEQLEPALAMEPSLVTLYAGGNDILDFGTDIEDLMDDYEYLVAKLAASGATVVLFTGFDVKVSVLLEPLKRRNTLYNRRVRELAEWYGAVLVDYWCFEAFHDPRMWDTDRLHMSKAGHKYLAAQVLDHLGVPHNISPKEWEPPDRLGLRDWERRQRRWVHDWVLPLFGRKLRGVTLGDQLSPRWPEPVRVPRKGGLKKLLPG; encoded by the coding sequence GTGGCCGAGAACCTTCTGCATCCAGGCCCGAACGGGCGGCGGGTCTTCGTTGCCCTCGGGGATTCTTTCACCGAGGGAGTGGGGGACCGCAGCGCCAGGCTGCCCAACGGGGTGCGCGGCTGGGCGGACCGCGTGGCCGAGAAGCTGGCGAAGGCGGAACCCGGGTGGGAGTACGCGAACCTGGCGATCCGCAGCAAGCGGCTGCGCCACATCATCGCCGAGCAGTTGGAGCCGGCCTTGGCCATGGAACCGAGCCTGGTCACCCTTTACGCCGGCGGCAACGACATCCTGGATTTCGGCACGGACATCGAAGACTTGATGGACGACTACGAGTACCTCGTGGCGAAGCTGGCCGCCAGCGGTGCCACCGTTGTGCTGTTCACCGGCTTCGACGTCAAGGTCTCGGTCCTGCTCGAGCCGCTGAAGAGGCGCAACACCCTCTACAACCGACGCGTGAGGGAACTGGCCGAGTGGTACGGCGCGGTGCTGGTGGACTACTGGTGCTTTGAGGCCTTCCACGACCCCCGAATGTGGGACACGGACCGGCTGCATATGTCCAAGGCCGGCCACAAGTACCTGGCCGCGCAGGTCCTGGACCATCTCGGCGTGCCGCACAACATCAGCCCCAAGGAATGGGAGCCCCCGGACCGGCTTGGTCTTCGGGATTGGGAGCGACGGCAGCGCCGTTGGGTGCACGACTGGGTGCTCCCCCTCTTTGGCCGCAAGCTGCGCGGCGTCACGCTGGGGGACCAGCTGAGCCCGCGCTGGCCCGAACCGGTGAGGGTGCCCCGAAAAGGCGGCCTGAAGAAGCTGCTGCCCGGCTGA
- a CDS encoding MarR family winged helix-turn-helix transcriptional regulator encodes MTEPRWLNADERRAWLAQLSINTLLPAALDTQLHAAGKLSLFDYNVLAMLSEAEGRYLPMSELAARTSASLSRLSHVVTKLQNRGWLERRPHPGDARVTTAHLTDAGMATIVGLAPGHVEAVRALFLDALDPDDVAHLARIGEKIVSRLDAGHWILRDSNLPPS; translated from the coding sequence ATGACCGAACCGCGCTGGCTCAATGCCGACGAACGCCGTGCCTGGCTGGCCCAGCTGAGCATCAACACGCTGCTGCCCGCGGCGCTGGACACGCAGCTGCACGCGGCCGGAAAACTCTCGCTGTTCGACTACAACGTCCTGGCCATGCTTTCCGAGGCGGAGGGCCGCTACCTGCCCATGAGCGAACTCGCGGCGCGCACCAGTGCCTCGCTGTCGCGGCTCTCCCATGTGGTGACCAAGCTCCAGAACCGCGGGTGGCTGGAGCGCCGGCCCCACCCCGGAGACGCCCGTGTCACCACGGCCCACCTCACCGACGCCGGCATGGCCACCATCGTGGGACTCGCGCCGGGCCATGTGGAGGCCGTCCGGGCACTGTTCCTCGACGCCCTCGATCCGGACGACGTCGCGCACCTGGCCCGCATCGGCGAGAAGATCGTCTCCCGCCTGGACGCCGGGCACTGGATCCTGCGCGACAGCAACCTGCCCCCTTCCTAG
- a CDS encoding YciI family protein translates to MYVVSLTYKVPEEIVDFHLPAHVAWLQDAFDRGVFMVAGRKIPRTGGLLLSNADRADLDAALAQDPFYVNGVADFDVEEFHASRVAPGYENLLDS, encoded by the coding sequence ATGTACGTAGTCTCGCTGACCTACAAAGTGCCCGAAGAGATCGTCGACTTCCACCTGCCGGCGCACGTGGCCTGGCTGCAGGACGCCTTCGACCGCGGAGTCTTTATGGTGGCGGGACGCAAGATCCCGCGCACCGGCGGGCTGCTGCTCTCCAACGCGGACCGCGCCGACTTGGACGCCGCGCTGGCCCAGGACCCCTTCTACGTCAACGGCGTGGCCGACTTCGACGTCGAGGAGTTCCACGCCAGCCGCGTCGCACCCGGGTACGAGAACCTGCTGGACAGCTAG
- a CDS encoding FAD:protein FMN transferase, with product MQHTSDLDVPQLKAKTFRCMGTVISFTVPVAPGEGSAAGEETLTAAAAAVERIFRELDARFSLYRPESEASRLARGELQLRAASQDFRDRYAEAVDWRLLTEGAFTPERPDGVPDLSGLVKGVAIQEAGAALQSLGHGDWCLNAGGDVLVAGSPIAGGQASWQAGIVDPQDRRTLIAAFPLGGSTAVRALATSGSAERGDHIWTSGAGVSAFRQVSVAAADIVTADVLATAIVAGGIPMLNRATSGWDVEVLAIRNDGGILATLGFRA from the coding sequence ATGCAGCACACCTCTGACCTTGACGTCCCGCAGCTGAAGGCAAAGACCTTCCGCTGCATGGGCACCGTCATCAGCTTCACCGTGCCGGTTGCTCCGGGCGAGGGGTCAGCAGCGGGAGAGGAAACACTCACGGCCGCGGCAGCCGCAGTCGAGCGGATCTTTCGGGAACTCGACGCCCGCTTCAGCCTGTACCGGCCGGAGTCCGAGGCCAGCAGGCTGGCCCGCGGCGAACTGCAGCTCCGGGCGGCCTCGCAGGACTTCCGGGACCGCTATGCCGAGGCTGTGGACTGGCGGCTCCTGACCGAGGGCGCGTTCACGCCGGAGCGGCCGGACGGCGTGCCGGACTTGTCCGGCCTGGTGAAGGGCGTCGCGATCCAGGAAGCCGGGGCCGCCCTGCAATCGTTGGGGCACGGCGACTGGTGCCTGAACGCCGGCGGCGATGTGCTCGTGGCCGGTTCGCCCATCGCCGGCGGCCAGGCTTCGTGGCAGGCCGGGATCGTCGATCCGCAGGACCGCAGGACCCTGATAGCCGCCTTCCCACTGGGCGGCAGCACCGCCGTCCGCGCCCTGGCCACCTCCGGTTCCGCCGAACGGGGCGACCACATCTGGACCAGCGGGGCAGGGGTCAGCGCGTTCCGGCAGGTGTCGGTCGCAGCGGCGGACATCGTCACCGCTGATGTGCTCGCAACGGCCATTGTGGCCGGCGGCATTCCCATGCTCAACCGGGCGACAAGCGGCTGGGACGTTGAGGTGCTCGCGATCCGGAACGACGGCGGCATCCTCGCGACACTGGGGTTCCGCGCCTAG
- a CDS encoding SGNH/GDSL hydrolase family protein — protein MDFTARYVALGDSFTEGVGDDAPARPNGVRGWADRVAEQLGAADPGFGYANLAIRGRKLRQIMAEQVDAAVALNPTLVTIYAGANDILRPKVNIDDLLVEYDAGIRKLKATGATVVMFTGFDARGSKVFGTMRGRTAIYNELVRGIAGDHDALLVDYWRFSEYYDWGMWATDRMHMSAAGHANMAKRVLTVLEHDHSIDVPPMTPVPELSRSEAIRANARWVREFAGPWVVRRVTGKSSGDGLSPRYPQLTRL, from the coding sequence ATGGATTTTACGGCCCGCTATGTTGCACTCGGAGACTCTTTCACGGAAGGCGTCGGCGACGACGCCCCGGCCCGCCCCAACGGGGTGCGCGGCTGGGCCGACCGGGTCGCCGAGCAGCTGGGTGCGGCCGACCCGGGCTTCGGCTACGCCAATCTCGCCATCCGCGGACGGAAGCTCCGCCAGATCATGGCCGAGCAGGTGGACGCCGCCGTCGCGCTCAACCCCACCCTGGTGACCATCTACGCCGGCGCGAATGACATCCTCCGGCCGAAGGTCAACATCGATGACCTGCTGGTCGAATACGACGCGGGCATCCGCAAACTGAAGGCCACCGGCGCCACCGTGGTGATGTTCACCGGCTTCGACGCCCGCGGATCCAAGGTTTTTGGGACCATGCGCGGCCGCACCGCGATCTACAACGAACTGGTCCGCGGCATTGCCGGGGACCACGATGCGCTGCTGGTGGACTACTGGCGGTTCAGCGAGTACTACGACTGGGGCATGTGGGCCACCGACCGTATGCACATGTCCGCCGCCGGCCATGCCAACATGGCCAAGCGGGTCCTCACCGTGCTGGAGCACGACCACTCGATCGACGTCCCGCCGATGACGCCGGTCCCGGAACTCAGCCGCTCCGAGGCAATCCGCGCGAACGCCCGCTGGGTACGCGAATTCGCCGGCCCGTGGGTGGTTCGCCGGGTCACCGGAAAGTCCTCCGGCGACGGGCTCTCTCCGCGGTATCCTCAGCTCACACGCCTTTAG
- a CDS encoding FMN-binding protein: MRIRAVVSAALASAGILIVGWQSGTHVADTASATGTMAGPASAGSTGAGTGTTGSAASGTGSSSRGSSGSAGSSAAASGSTGSSGTSSNAAGTFAGEVVQTRFGSVQVQISVTGGKITDVTALQLTDEDRRSVQISNRAAPLLRAEVLKAQSANVQTISGATVTSSAYLTSLQAALDAAHL; this comes from the coding sequence GTGAGAATTCGCGCAGTAGTTTCAGCAGCCCTGGCCTCCGCCGGAATCCTGATAGTCGGCTGGCAGTCGGGAACCCACGTGGCGGATACTGCCAGCGCCACCGGCACCATGGCCGGGCCCGCGTCCGCCGGCTCCACAGGGGCCGGCACGGGGACCACCGGCTCCGCGGCGTCGGGAACCGGTTCAAGCAGTAGGGGCTCGAGTGGGTCGGCGGGGAGTTCTGCAGCCGCCTCCGGGTCCACCGGCTCTTCCGGCACCTCCTCGAACGCCGCAGGCACCTTCGCCGGCGAAGTCGTCCAGACCCGCTTCGGCTCGGTCCAGGTCCAGATCAGCGTGACCGGCGGAAAGATTACGGACGTCACCGCTTTGCAGCTCACGGACGAGGACCGGCGGTCCGTGCAGATCAGCAACCGCGCGGCCCCCTTGCTGCGAGCCGAAGTCCTCAAGGCGCAATCGGCCAACGTCCAGACCATCAGCGGGGCCACCGTCACCAGTTCCGCCTATCTGACCTCGCTCCAGGCAGCGCTTGATGCAGCACACCTCTGA
- a CDS encoding FBP domain-containing protein → MQKITAQQIRSSFINASRSEAAKLNLPKNFDALDWERLDFLGWRDEKMPLRGYLVVPGPKGPTGIMLRAPEGGAKKNRSVLCELCRDIFSKDDVVLWVAKRAGQSGRNGNTVGTLICAEFGCCRNVRVEPPANDINPDPAAVVLRQIAGMAARTAQFLERVKGT, encoded by the coding sequence ATGCAAAAAATCACGGCCCAGCAGATCCGTTCGTCCTTCATCAACGCGAGCCGGTCGGAAGCGGCCAAACTCAATTTGCCCAAGAACTTCGATGCCCTGGACTGGGAGCGCCTCGACTTCCTGGGCTGGCGGGACGAGAAGATGCCGTTGCGCGGCTATCTGGTCGTGCCCGGCCCGAAGGGCCCCACCGGAATCATGCTGCGGGCCCCCGAAGGCGGGGCCAAGAAGAACCGTTCGGTCCTCTGTGAGCTGTGCCGCGACATCTTCTCCAAGGACGACGTCGTGCTGTGGGTCGCCAAGCGGGCCGGACAGTCCGGACGCAACGGCAACACCGTGGGCACCCTGATCTGCGCCGAGTTCGGCTGCTGCCGCAACGTGCGGGTTGAGCCTCCTGCCAACGACATCAACCCGGACCCGGCCGCCGTCGTGCTGCGGCAGATCGCCGGGATGGCGGCGCGCACCGCCCAGTTCCTCGAGCGCGTCAAGGGAACGTAG
- a CDS encoding GH1 family beta-glucosidase — protein MNRSALTFPSGFLWGAATAAYQIEGATREGGRGESIWDVFCRVPGAVADAHNGDVACDHYHRTAEDIALMKDLNLAAYRFSISWARCMPDGVTPNPEGIAFYSRLVDQLLDAGITPWVTLYHWDLPQALEEKGGWAARDTAERFAAYAALMHEALGDRVRIWTTLNEPWVSAFLGYAAGMHAPGRQEPAAALSAVHHLLLGHGLAVRELRRRDPGATLGITLNLTVADPADPGREGDVDAARRVDGQCNRLFLDPIFRGEYPADVLADVANLGMNDVVRPGDLDLISEPVDVLGVNYYHGDAFTTDPEPLPGPAAGAPASPLVAAEGVRQVPRGLPVTGMGWEVQPEGLRRLLNRLQREYTGPAGIPIYITENGAAFDDVPDAEGFVDDHARLAFFDEHLRALHASIADGVDVRGYFAWSLLDNFEWAFGYHQRFGLVRVDYETQRRTPKASGLWYSRVAAANALPATDGQA, from the coding sequence ATGAATCGCAGCGCCCTCACCTTCCCGTCCGGTTTCCTGTGGGGAGCTGCCACCGCCGCGTACCAGATCGAGGGCGCCACCCGGGAGGGAGGCCGCGGGGAGTCCATCTGGGACGTCTTCTGCCGGGTACCGGGGGCCGTCGCCGATGCCCACAACGGTGATGTCGCCTGCGACCATTACCACCGCACGGCCGAGGACATCGCGCTGATGAAGGACCTGAACCTGGCCGCCTACCGGTTCTCCATCTCTTGGGCCCGCTGCATGCCCGACGGCGTGACGCCGAATCCCGAGGGCATCGCTTTCTACTCTCGGCTGGTCGATCAATTGCTCGACGCCGGGATCACCCCTTGGGTCACCCTGTACCACTGGGACCTGCCGCAGGCGCTGGAGGAGAAGGGCGGCTGGGCGGCGCGGGACACGGCCGAACGCTTTGCGGCCTATGCCGCCCTGATGCACGAGGCCCTCGGCGACCGGGTCCGGATCTGGACCACGCTCAACGAACCTTGGGTCTCCGCGTTCCTGGGCTACGCCGCCGGCATGCACGCACCGGGGCGTCAGGAGCCGGCGGCGGCGCTGTCGGCAGTCCACCACCTGCTGCTGGGGCACGGCCTGGCCGTCCGTGAGCTCCGCCGGCGGGATCCCGGGGCGACCCTGGGCATCACCTTGAACCTGACGGTGGCCGATCCGGCCGATCCGGGCCGGGAAGGGGACGTGGATGCGGCCCGGCGGGTTGACGGCCAGTGCAACCGGCTGTTCCTGGACCCGATCTTCCGCGGCGAGTACCCCGCCGACGTGCTCGCAGATGTGGCCAACCTCGGCATGAACGACGTCGTCCGGCCAGGGGACCTCGACCTGATTTCGGAACCCGTCGACGTGCTGGGCGTCAATTACTACCACGGCGATGCCTTCACGACGGACCCCGAGCCGCTCCCCGGACCGGCCGCAGGCGCTCCAGCGTCACCCCTGGTCGCGGCCGAAGGCGTCCGGCAGGTACCGCGCGGCCTCCCCGTCACCGGGATGGGATGGGAGGTGCAGCCAGAGGGGCTCCGCCGGCTGCTGAACCGGCTGCAGCGCGAGTACACCGGCCCGGCCGGGATCCCGATCTACATCACGGAAAACGGCGCCGCCTTCGACGACGTTCCGGATGCCGAGGGATTCGTCGACGACCACGCTCGGCTTGCCTTCTTCGACGAGCATCTGCGGGCCCTGCACGCATCGATTGCCGACGGGGTGGACGTCCGCGGCTACTTCGCCTGGTCCCTGCTGGACAACTTTGAATGGGCCTTCGGCTACCACCAGCGCTTCGGGCTGGTGAGGGTGGACTACGAAACGCAGCGGCGTACCCCCAAGGCGAGCGGCCTGTGGTACTCCCGCGTAGCCGCGGCCAACGCCCTGCCCGCGACGGACGGACAGGCCTAG